GGGCCGCCACACGCGAGCCGGGGGCGAGGCGGGGCGGGCGGAGAAAGCGGGGCGTCATATCCGGCCTCCGGAGACGGCGGGACGAGCGGAAGGGGTGGGCCGGAGGAAAAGGATCACGCCCTTACGCTAACGGAAGGGCGTGCGGCGGGACTGCCCGGGCAGCCTACGCCTCCTGCCGCGTCAGGTCCAGCCACAGCCAGTGCTCGGCCAGGGAACGCCCCTCCACGTGCAGGGCGTCGGGGCGGGTGCCCCAGTGCCGGAACCCGTGCCGCTCGTACAGGCGCCGGGCGGCGTGCTGCGTCTCCACGACCGCGAGGTGCAGGGAGGACACTCCCGGCCAGGTGCGGGCCTGCGCGATGCCCGCGCGCAGCAGGGCGTCTCCGCAGCCCTGCCCGCGGGCGTGGGGCAGGACCGACACCGCCACGACATTCGCCCGGTGCGCCAGCGTGGGCAGCGCCTCGCGCACGACGGTCAGGATGCCGACCAGCGTCCCGTCCACGAACGCGCCCAGGGTCACCACCCCCGCCCCCGGGTCCAGGCGCCCGGCGATCTCGGAGGCGGGCCGCGCGGCGAACTCGTCGGCGGCCGTGACGAACGCGAGCGGATCGGTTTGCAGCCCCGCGAGCCGCACCTCGCGGTAGGCGGGCGCGTCGGCGGCGGTCAGGACGCGGACGGAGGGGGCCTCAGGCATGGGCGGCCCGGCCCAGCGGCACGACCTCCGCCCGGGTGGGCCGGGTCTGGGCGGCGTGGCGGTCGCGCCAGTTCAGGACGTGCCCGTCCGCCCGCACCTGCCGGACCAGCGCCAGGTCGAGGTCGTGGATCAGCCAGCCGGGGCTGTTCCACCCGCCCTCCGCGACGATGCCCGTCTCGGGCAGGCCGTCGTCGGCGGGGGCGTACAGGCTGGCCTGGCCCACGGCCTGCTCGACGGCATACGTCCAGTCGGCGTCGGCCAGCAGCGGGGCGTGGACGGCGTAGCACTGGTTTTCCAGGGCGCGGGCCATGCTGCCCACCCGGACGCGGGTATACCCCGCCCGCGCCCCGGTAAAGGACGGCACGACCAGCACCTCCGCGCCGCCCTCGGCCAGTTCGCGGGCCAGGGCCGGAAACTCGCTGTCGTAACAGATGGCGACGCCGAAGCGGACCGCCGCTTCTCCCAGCGGCAGCTCGAACACGCGCACGCCCGCACCGGGGCCGATCTGCCATTCCTCGGCCTCGAAGCGGGTCATCAGCAGCTTGTCCTGATGGCTCTGGCGGCCGTCCGGGCCGAACACGAACGCGCGGTTCACGTAGCCCCCCGCCTGCGCGACCGGGAGGCTGCCCGCCACGATCCCCACCCCATGCTGGCAGGCCAAGCGCGCGTGCAGCGCCGCGAAGTCCGGCACGAAGGCCTGAAGCGCGGGCCGCAGGGCGAGAATGTCGTGGTGCAGTTCGGGCGGCAGCAGGCTCACCAGTTCCAGCGCCGCGTACTCCGGGAACACCAGCAGCCGCGCGCCCTGGCCCGCCGCGTCCGCCACCCAGGCCGTCACCTTGGCCTCGTAGGCGGCCCAGCCGGGGTGAAAGTCCACCGGGTAGGCCGCCGCCGCCACGCGCAACACGCTCATGGGGGGAGTGTAGCGGGCGGGGCCACCGCGCACCGTGCCACCGGGCTGTGACCTGGGGGCACCCTCACTTCGGGTGGGCGGTGCGCCAGTCGGCCAGGAAGTTGGCGAGCAGGGTGTCCAGCACGTCGGCGGCCTTGAGCGCCCCGTTCCCCTTCAGTTCCCCGAAATACCCGTTGTCCCAGAGGGTCACGCTCTCCAGCGTGTCCTGACGGCTGAGCCAGCCTTCGAGGTCGGCGCTGTACACGGTGCCGGACTGGGTGGTTTCAAAGGTATAGAACAGGTTGAGCTGCCGCTGGGCGACGGTCCCGCCGGGCTGACAGGGGTTGTCCTGCACCTGAATGCCCGCCGCCTCCAGTTTCTGCACCACCCGGCCGAGGAGGTCCGTCAGCACCTTCTCGTCTTCCTGGTCGCGTTCCGCGAACGAGCCGTTCACGCAGACCGAGGTGAAGCCGCGCAGGTTGGCGGGCGTGCGGTCCGCTCTCGCCAGCCCCGGCAGGACCGTCAGGGCCAGGGCAGCGAGCGTCGTGACGATCTTTTTCATGGCTGAACCCCCAGTTCCGCGCCGCCCCGTCTCCGTCAGCCGGGGCCTTCCTCGTGGTGCCTGGCCTCACCTTATCCGAATTGCCTCCGGGGTGCGGGCGAACTTCCCCCGACCCACGCCGAGAACCGGGGAACGTAGACTGACCACATGCCCGGACTCGTATGGCTCGCGCTGGACGGCGTCGGCCACCCCGACGACGCGCCGGAAGGGTCCGTGTGGGAGGCGGAACTGCCGACGCTGCGCCCGCTGGTGGACGCCGGGCGGGCGCTGGACGCGACGCTGGGCGTGCCGGGGCTGCCGCAGTCGGGCACCGGGCAGGCGTGCTGGCTGACGGGGGTGGACGCCGTGCGGCGCATGGGTAAGCCGGGACGGGGGGAACACTTCGGGCCGCATCCGGGGCCAACCCTTCAGGGCCTCCTGCGGGCGGCGGCCTTGCCGGGGCGGCTGGTGCGGGCGGACGGGCGGGCCGCGCTGGCGAACCACTACCCACCCGCCTACTTCGCGGCGCAGGCCCGGCGGCCCCGAATGGGCTGCTTTCCCTTCTCGTTCGTGGCCGCCGGGCTGGGCCTGAACCCGCCGGGCCTGCCGCCCGTGCCCGCGACGCTGGGCCTGGGCTACGCCGAGCCCTGGCCGGAGCAGACGCCGCTCTCTGAGGTGGCGCGGCTCGGCGAGGCGCTGGCGGGAGCGGCCCGCGAGCAGGACCTGATCGTCTGCGACCTGTGGTTCGGGGATCACCTGGGACACCGGGGCCGTGACCTGGCGCCGCCCGATATCCTGCGGGCGGGCCGGGCCTACCTAGAGCGGGTGGACGCCCTGCTCAGCGGCCTGCTGAACGCGGGCGCCCCGGTCGTCCTGAGCAGCGACCACGGCAACCTGGAAGACCTGCGCGTGAAGGCGCATACCCTGGCCCGCGTCCCGTTCGCCGGGGCAGGCGTGGACCTCGGTACCCCCGGGAACGTGGTGGAGGGAGGCCGGGTCATCGCCAGTTGGTTCGGGTTGCCCCAGAACCGCGTCAACGACGGCTGAATGTGGCCGTTTCCCGATTCTGGGCCGAAAGTTATCCACAGGGTTATCCACAAGGGGTGTGGACAACCTGTGGACAAAGGGGGCAGGGCCCGCGAAATGGGCGGTGATTTTCCTCGTCCCAGACGGCGTTGATGGTAGGCCGGGGGGCCACCGAAGACTTCCACAGAGTTATCCACAGGCGCGCGTTTCACTGTGGATAACTCCGGTTCACGCGCGCCTTGCGGCCTGAACGAAGGCCCGCACCTGCTCGGGGTCCTTCACGCCCGCGCGGGCCTCCAGGCGGCTCACGGCATCCACCCCGGCCGGGCGCAGCACCCGGACTGCCTCCGCCACATTGGCGGGTCCCAGGCCTCCGGCCAGCCAGGCCCCCGCCGGGAACAGGTCCCGCAGCGCGGCCCAGTCGAGCGGCTGCCCGCTCCCCGGCTCCGGAGCGTCCAGCATGGGCGTCACGCCGGGGAGACTCAGCCCTTCCAGCATGTCCTCCCGCCCCAGGTCAGCGGGACGCAGAACGCGCAGAACGGGATGATAGCGGGCGACCTCCCGCACGTAAAGACTTGACAGGTCGCCGTGGAGCTGGACGGCACTCATCCGCGCCGCCTCGGCGGTCCGCAGCACCTCGTCCAGGCCCTGGTTCAGAAAGACGCCCACCCGCGCCACCACCGGCCCCACCGCCAGCCCAGCCTCCCGCGCGACCTCCGGCGTCACCCGGCGCTTGCTGCCCGGCGCGAAGATGAAGCCCAGCGCGTCGGCCCCCGCCCCGGCGGAGAGCAGGGCGTCGTGGACGGAGGTGGTGCCGCAGACCTTGACGCGGACGGTCATTCGCGCGCTTCCAGGGCGGCCACGCGCGCCTCCAGGTCGCGGACGCGGCGGGTGAGGGCCAGCAGCAGCAGCGCGTAGTGGTCGTACAGCTTGGGGCGTTCCATACGGACCTCGCCAGACATCCACTCGTGCAGCAGGCGCTCGGCCCCCGCCAGCACGTCCTCGTCGGGCACCTCGCGGAAGTTGCGGCTGCCCAGAATCTCGCGGGCGAAATTGAGTTCGCGGTCGGGGTCGGTCATGGGGCTATTGTGGCGCAGCAGCCGTGTACGCTCGTGGTCAGGAGGTCACATGCACAGGACGTTTCCTCTCCTGCTTTGCACGCTGCTCGCCTGCGCCCCGGCGTCTGCCGCTCCCGTGTCCTGGGGCAGCTACTCCACCCTGTTCTCGACCGAGCGAACCGGCCAGACCGAGTATCGCCTGAACGCCTACCGGGTCAGCGGCCGCCTTCATATCCTGCGAGACGTGACCTACCGCCTGAGCTTCCGGGGTGGGCAGGTCCGGGCCAGCGGCAAGCCCCTGAAGGGGGGCTGTACCTCCGGCGTGCTGAAAAAGGGGGAGGTTCTGCTCTTCCACCGGGCAACGAGAGTCGAGCTTCAGATTCCCTCACCGGGATGTGGGCAGAAGCAGCCTACGTCCCGGAACCGCTGACTCCGGACGACGCCCCACTCCCCGGCACCCCCGCCTCCGCGAAAGTCCGCATCTCGCGCAGGGTCGCCGCCGCCGAGAGGAGCAGCGGCGCGGCCAGCACACCCCCGGTGCCCTCGCCCAGCCGCAGGCCCAGGCGGAACAGCGGCTTCAGGCCCAGGTGGGCGAGTTGTGCCGCGTGCCCGACCTCGGCGCACTCTCCCGCCGGGAACAGGAAGTCGCGCAGATGGGGCGCGAGGGCCACACCGACCAGGGCCGCCGACCCCTCCACGAAGCCGTCCAGAATGACGGCACGGCGCAGCGCGGCGGCCTGAAGCATCATGCCCAGCATCGCCGCGATCTCGAAGCCGCCCAGGTCGGCCAGCACGCCCAGGGGGTCGGCGGGGTCGCTCCCCTGTCGGTCCAGCGCCTCCCGCACGGCCTCCACCTTGCGCCGCAGGGTCACGTCGTCCACGCCGGTGCCCCGGCCCGTCACCGCTTGCGGGGCCAGGTTCAGCAGCCGCGCGGTGAGGGCGGCGGCGGGCGTGGTGTTCCCGATGCCCATCTCGCCGGGAACCAGCAGGTCGGCGCCCTCCTCTACCGCGCGGCGGGCCAGGGCCGCGCCTGCCAGGATCAGGGCCTCGGCCTCGGGGCGGGACATGGCGGCCCCGAAGCGCAGGTCGTGGGTGCCCCGGCGCCGCGCGGCCCGCACCAGGGCGGGATGGTCGGGCAGGTCGGCGTTCACCCCCGCGTCCATCACATAGACCCGCGCGCCGACCGTCCGGGCGATGGCGTTCACGGCGGCCCCGCCCGGCCCGGTCGGGGTGTCCGCCAGGAAGTTCGCCACCATCGCGGGCGTCACCTCGGGCGGGTAGGCGCTGACGCCGCCCGCCGCGACGCCGTGATCCCCCGCCGCGACCAGCACGGCCACGCCGCGCGGGTCGGGCCGCGCGCTGCCGAACACGCCCGCCAGCCGCACCGCCAGGTCCTCCAGGTCGCCCAGCGCCCCGGCGGGCTTGGTGAGCTGCGCCTGCCGCTCACGCGCGGCCTGCATAGCGGCGGCGTCGGCGGGCTGAACGGCGGCGATCAGGGCGGCGAGGTCGGGCTGGAGGGGCAGGGGCATCGGACTCCTTGCGGGGTGAGCGGGTGGGGGAAGAGGTCAGCGGGGCGTGGTCGCCGGGTCAGGCGCGGGTTTGAGTTGCAGCGGCAGACCGCTCACCAGCAGCCAGGCCTCGTCGCTCGCGGCGGCGGCCCGCTGGTTGACCCAGCCCAGCAGGTCGCGGTAACGGCGCGCGAGGGCATTGTCGGGGACAATACCGAAGCCGACCTCGTTGGTGACGAGGACCGTCAGGCCGGGGCGGGCGCGGGCGGCGGCGATCAGCGCGTCCGCGCGGGCCAGGACTGCCTCATCCGGCTCGTCCGCCAGCAGCAGGTTGCTGACCCACAGGCTCAGGCAGTCGAGGAGGACCGTCGGGGTCGGGGCGGCCTGGACCGCCGCCGGAACGTTCAGGGGTTCCTCGACCGTGACCCAGCCGGGCGGGCGGTCCGCGCGGTGACGGGCGATGCGGGCGGCCATCTCGGCGTCGAACGCCTGCGCGGTGGCAACGTAGGTGACGCCCTGGCCGGACGCGGCGGCGCGGCGTTCCGCAAAGGTGCTCTTGCCGCTGCGGGCACCCCCGGTGACGTAGAGCAGGCCCGTGCAGTCGCTCACAGCAGCCCCCGCACGAAGTCCCAGTCCAGGCTGGCCCTGACCCGGTCGGCCAGCGCGTCCAGGCGGGCATCCAGGCTGTCCAGCGCGGCGGGTGGGGTCAGGTCCGCCCAGCCCAGGAAGCGTTCGAGGTACGCCGGGTTCTCCAGCAGGCCGTGCAGGTAGGTGCCGCGCACGTTGCCGCGCCGCCACAGCAGCCCGGGCGCGAGTTCCTGCACGCCGGGGCCGCTGCGCGTCTGCCCGTGGTGAATCTCGTACCCGCGCAGGCGCAGGCCCGTCTCGGTATCGGTGCAGGTCGTGAGGCGGGTGGTCTTGTCGGCGGCCAGTTCGGTGTGGAGGTCGAGCAGGCCCAGGCCCGGCACCTCTCCCCCACCCTCCACGCCGTGCGGGTCACCGAATGTATGCCCCAGTATCTGGAGGCCCCCGCACACGCCCAGCACCGGCAGGCCCGCCTGCGCCGCCCGCGTGACCGCGCCCGCCAGCCCGGTCGCCCGCAGCCAGGCGAGGTCGGCGGCGGTGCTCTTGCTTCCCGGCAGGATGACCGCCCGCGCCCCGTCCAGCTCGGCGGGGGCGCTCACCCAGCGGGCCAGCGGGCCGAGCGGCGCGAACTCGTCCAGGTTCGAGACGCGCGGCAGGCGGGCGATGGCGACGAAGCCTTCTCCACCCGTGCGCTGCGGCGGCCCCTGGGGCAGCGACACCCCGTCCTCCTCGGGGAGCGGGATGTCCAGCAGGGGCACCACGCCCACCGTCGGCACGCCGGTCTGTTCTTCGAGCCATTCGGGCGCGGGGGCCAGCAGGCGCGGGTCGCCCCGGAAGCGGTTCAGGATGAAGCCTTTCAGGCAGGCGCGCTCCCCGGGCGTCAGGCAGTGCCAGGTGCCGAGCAGGTGGGCGAAGGCGCCGCCCCGGTCGATGTCGCAGGCGAGCAGCACGGCGGCCCGCGCCTCCAGCGCCACCCGCATGTTCACGATGTCGCTGCTCCTGAGGTTCACCTCGGCGGGGCTGCCTGCCCCCTCGATCACCACCACGTCGTACTCGTCGAGGAGGCTGTGCAGGGCCGCCTGCACGTGCGGCCACAGGTGCGCCTTGCGTTCGCGCCAACCCAGCGCGGTGAGTTCGGGATGGGCGCGGCCCAGCAGCACGACCTGCGAGCGGGTGTCGGCCTCGGGCTTGAGCAGCACCGGGTTCATCCGCACGTCCGGCACCACCCGCGCCGCCCGCGCCTGCACGAGCTGGGCGCGGCCCATCTCCAGCCCCGCCGGGGTCACGCCCGCATTGTTGCTCATGTTCTGGGCCTTGAAGGGCGCGACGCGGTACCCCTCCTGCACCAGCGCGCGGCACAGGGCGGCCGTCAGGTAACTCTTGCCCGCGTGGCTGGTGCAGCCCTGGATCATGATCGCCCTACCCATGCTCTCCTCCCTCCAGCACGACCCGCACGGCCGCCACCAGCCGCGCATTCTCCTCCGAGAGACGGGTCGAGACGCGGATGCGTTCCGGATACCCGTAGCTCGCGCAGTCGCGCACCTTCACCCCGCGTTCGAGCAGGGCGGCGGTCACACGGGCCCCGTCCCCGACCTCCAGCGTCATGTACGGCGTCCCGTGATGCTCGACGTGCCCGAACGGCGCCAGTCCCGCCGCCAGTACGCGGGCCTCCCGGGCCACCCGGGGCAGCGTCCACGCGAGAAAGGCCCCGGCGTCCGGCA
The window above is part of the Deinococcus metallilatus genome. Proteins encoded here:
- a CDS encoding GNAT family N-acetyltransferase, coding for MPEAPSVRVLTAADAPAYREVRLAGLQTDPLAFVTAADEFAARPASEIAGRLDPGAGVVTLGAFVDGTLVGILTVVREALPTLAHRANVVAVSVLPHARGQGCGDALLRAGIAQARTWPGVSSLHLAVVETQHAARRLYERHGFRHWGTRPDALHVEGRSLAEHWLWLDLTRQEA
- a CDS encoding carbon-nitrogen hydrolase family protein; this encodes MSVLRVAAAAYPVDFHPGWAAYEAKVTAWVADAAGQGARLLVFPEYAALELVSLLPPELHHDILALRPALQAFVPDFAALHARLACQHGVGIVAGSLPVAQAGGYVNRAFVFGPDGRQSHQDKLLMTRFEAEEWQIGPGAGVRVFELPLGEAAVRFGVAICYDSEFPALARELAEGGAEVLVVPSFTGARAGYTRVRVGSMARALENQCYAVHAPLLADADWTYAVEQAVGQASLYAPADDGLPETGIVAEGGWNSPGWLIHDLDLALVRQVRADGHVLNWRDRHAAQTRPTRAEVVPLGRAAHA
- a CDS encoding metalloenzyme domain protein; amino-acid sequence: MPGLVWLALDGVGHPDDAPEGSVWEAELPTLRPLVDAGRALDATLGVPGLPQSGTGQACWLTGVDAVRRMGKPGRGEHFGPHPGPTLQGLLRAAALPGRLVRADGRAALANHYPPAYFAAQARRPRMGCFPFSFVAAGLGLNPPGLPPVPATLGLGYAEPWPEQTPLSEVARLGEALAGAAREQDLIVCDLWFGDHLGHRGRDLAPPDILRAGRAYLERVDALLSGLLNAGAPVVLSSDHGNLEDLRVKAHTLARVPFAGAGVDLGTPGNVVEGGRVIASWFGLPQNRVNDG
- a CDS encoding phosphoribosylanthranilate isomerase is translated as MTVRVKVCGTTSVHDALLSAGAGADALGFIFAPGSKRRVTPEVAREAGLAVGPVVARVGVFLNQGLDEVLRTAEAARMSAVQLHGDLSSLYVREVARYHPVLRVLRPADLGREDMLEGLSLPGVTPMLDAPEPGSGQPLDWAALRDLFPAGAWLAGGLGPANVAEAVRVLRPAGVDAVSRLEARAGVKDPEQVRAFVQAARRA
- the cobT gene encoding nicotinate-nucleotide--dimethylbenzimidazole phosphoribosyltransferase, with product MPLPLQPDLAALIAAVQPADAAAMQAARERQAQLTKPAGALGDLEDLAVRLAGVFGSARPDPRGVAVLVAAGDHGVAAGGVSAYPPEVTPAMVANFLADTPTGPGGAAVNAIARTVGARVYVMDAGVNADLPDHPALVRAARRRGTHDLRFGAAMSRPEAEALILAGAALARRAVEEGADLLVPGEMGIGNTTPAAALTARLLNLAPQAVTGRGTGVDDVTLRRKVEAVREALDRQGSDPADPLGVLADLGGFEIAAMLGMMLQAAALRRAVILDGFVEGSAALVGVALAPHLRDFLFPAGECAEVGHAAQLAHLGLKPLFRLGLRLGEGTGGVLAAPLLLSAAATLREMRTFAEAGVPGSGASSGVSGSGT
- the cobU gene encoding bifunctional adenosylcobinamide kinase/adenosylcobinamide-phosphate guanylyltransferase; the encoded protein is MSDCTGLLYVTGGARSGKSTFAERRAAASGQGVTYVATAQAFDAEMAARIARHRADRPPGWVTVEEPLNVPAAVQAAPTPTVLLDCLSLWVSNLLLADEPDEAVLARADALIAAARARPGLTVLVTNEVGFGIVPDNALARRYRDLLGWVNQRAAAASDEAWLLVSGLPLQLKPAPDPATTPR
- a CDS encoding cobyric acid synthase, translating into MGRAIMIQGCTSHAGKSYLTAALCRALVQEGYRVAPFKAQNMSNNAGVTPAGLEMGRAQLVQARAARVVPDVRMNPVLLKPEADTRSQVVLLGRAHPELTALGWRERKAHLWPHVQAALHSLLDEYDVVVIEGAGSPAEVNLRSSDIVNMRVALEARAAVLLACDIDRGGAFAHLLGTWHCLTPGERACLKGFILNRFRGDPRLLAPAPEWLEEQTGVPTVGVVPLLDIPLPEEDGVSLPQGPPQRTGGEGFVAIARLPRVSNLDEFAPLGPLARWVSAPAELDGARAVILPGSKSTAADLAWLRATGLAGAVTRAAQAGLPVLGVCGGLQILGHTFGDPHGVEGGGEVPGLGLLDLHTELAADKTTRLTTCTDTETGLRLRGYEIHHGQTRSGPGVQELAPGLLWRRGNVRGTYLHGLLENPAYLERFLGWADLTPPAALDSLDARLDALADRVRASLDWDFVRGLL